A single region of the Corvus moneduloides isolate bCorMon1 unplaced genomic scaffold, bCorMon1.pri scaffold_106_arrow_ctg1, whole genome shotgun sequence genome encodes:
- the LOC116438727 gene encoding sal-like protein 3 isoform X2 produces the protein MAPPAPPELRLILEELRQLHQRQLLQMQLTQDICRQLLLLGALEPPRPPQKPPPGPHFLLFPPFPKPQRSGIAVALASTLGSMTSLASTLGSSLGSTSSLGSAASLGSTAGSALGSSSSLGSTLGSRSTLGSTLGSSPSLGSTLGSRSTLGSTLGSSPSLGSTLGSRSTLGSTLGSSPSLAPALPPLGSPSPLAPRPAPPRPPSAAGPRHGCGFCGKPFGSASARQIHLRSHTGERPFRCDLCGGRFTTRGNLKVHLRRHRERGPAPRRGDGDGGGGAPRAEVPPEVTDPHQPPATPPLPSPGGQEVKPSPAPFPKLLLLRPPGPAHDENAPPPPGPAPNPRGPAPSETSKLQELVEKLEFPEFPPSCPSPSCQGSFRNIPGVVSGGNPAISGGSPSVLGGNSPNLGGNPSVLGGNSPGSGGNCPILGGNPPILGRNSPGSGRPHLCQVCGRGRAHAGGHRDPQNPGGAPKLGGLGEVQEEEEDEEEEMEGTDPPEMLGDPEDPDGGGEVPPNRTPTPAGDKGDPETSGE, from the exons ATGGCGCCGCCGGCGCCGCCGGAGCTGCGGCTGATCCTGGAGGAGCTGCGGCAGCTGCACCAGCGCCAGCTGCTCCAGATGCAGCTGACCCAGGACATCTGCcgccagctgctgctcctgggggcGCTGGagccgccgcggccgccccaGAAACCCCCCCCGGGCCCCCACTTCCTGCTCTTCCCGCCTTTCCCCAAGCCGCAGCGCTCCGGCATCGCCGTGGCCTTGGCGTCCACGCTGGGCTCCATGACGTCGTTGGCGTCCACGTTGGGGTCGTCGTTGGGGTCGACGTCGTCGTTGGGCTCGGCGGCGTCATTGGGGTCGACGGCGGGGTCAGCGTTGGGTTCTTCGTCATCGTTGGGTTCAACGTTGGGTTCAAGGTCAACGTTGGGGTCAACGTTGGGTTCGTCGCCATCGTTGGGTTCAACGTTGGGTTCAAGGTCAACGTTGGGGTCAACGTTGGGTTCGTCGCCATCGTTGGGTTCAACGTTGGGTTCAAG GTCAACGCTGGGGTCAACGTTGGGTTCGTCGCCATCGTTGGCCCCGGCGTTGCCGCCGTTGGGTTCCCCGTCGCCGCTGGCCCCGCGGCCGGCCCCACCGCGCCCCCCGAGCGCCGCGGGGCCCCGGCACGGCTGCGGGTTCTGCGGGAAGCCGTTCGGCAGCGCCAGCGCGCGGCAGATCCACCTGCGCTCGCACACGGGCGAGCGGCCGTTCCGCTGCGACCTCTGCGGCGGCCGCTTCACCACCCGCGGCAACCTCAAGGTGCACCTGCGGCGGCACCGCGAGAGGGGCCCGGCGCCGCGCCGGGGGGACGGAGACGGCGGCGGGGGAGCGCCGAGGGCGGAG GTCCCCCCCGAAGTGACCGACCCCCACCAGCCTCCGGCCACGccccccctgcccagcccgggGGGTCAAGAGGTCAAACCAAGCCCCGCCCCCTTCCCCAAGCTCCTCCTCCtgcgcccgcccggccccgcccacGACGAGAACGCCCCGCCCCCTCCTGGCCCCGCCCCCAacccccgcggccccgccccctccgaGACCTCCAAGCTGCAGGAATTGGTGGAAAAATTGGAATTTCCGGAATTCCcgccctcctgcccctccccctcctgccaAGGGAGCTTCCGGAACATTCCCGGGGTGGTTTCGGGCGGGAATCCCGCGATTTCGGGCGGGAGTCCCTCGGTTTTGGGCGGGAACTCTCCGAATTTGGGCGGGAATCCCTCGGTTTTGGGCGGGAATTCTCCGGGTTCGGGCGGGAATTGCCCAATCCTGGGCGGGAACCCCCCGATTTTGGGCAGGAATTCTCCGGGTTCGGGGCGTCCCCACCTGTGCCAGGTGTGTGGGCGTGGCCGGGCCCACGCCGgggggcaccgggacccccaaaatccgGGCGGGGCCCCAAAattgggggggctgggggaggtgcaggaggaagaggaggatgaggaagaagaaatggaggGGACAGACCCCCCCGAAATGCTGGGAGACCCCGAGGACCCGGATGGAGGAGGGGAG gTGCCCCCAAACCGGACCCCGACCCCCGCTGGCGACAAGGGGGACCCCGAAACTTCGGGGGAGTAG
- the LOC116438727 gene encoding sal-like protein 3 isoform X1 has translation MAPPAPPELRLILEELRQLHQRQLLQMQLTQDICRQLLLLGALEPPRPPQKPPPGPHFLLFPPFPKPQRSGIAVALASTLGSMTSLASTLGSSLGSTSSLGSAASLGSTAGSALGSSSSLGSTLGSRSTLGSTLGSSPSLGSTLGSRSTLGSTLGSSPSLGSTLGSRSTLGSTLGSSPSLGSTLGSRSTLGSTLGSSPSLAPALPPLGSPSPLAPRPAPPRPPSAAGPRHGCGFCGKPFGSASARQIHLRSHTGERPFRCDLCGGRFTTRGNLKVHLRRHRERGPAPRRGDGDGGGGAPRAEVPPEVTDPHQPPATPPLPSPGGQEVKPSPAPFPKLLLLRPPGPAHDENAPPPPGPAPNPRGPAPSETSKLQELVEKLEFPEFPPSCPSPSCQGSFRNIPGVVSGGNPAISGGSPSVLGGNSPNLGGNPSVLGGNSPGSGGNCPILGGNPPILGRNSPGSGRPHLCQVCGRGRAHAGGHRDPQNPGGAPKLGGLGEVQEEEEDEEEEMEGTDPPEMLGDPEDPDGGGEVPPNRTPTPAGDKGDPETSGE, from the exons ATGGCGCCGCCGGCGCCGCCGGAGCTGCGGCTGATCCTGGAGGAGCTGCGGCAGCTGCACCAGCGCCAGCTGCTCCAGATGCAGCTGACCCAGGACATCTGCcgccagctgctgctcctgggggcGCTGGagccgccgcggccgccccaGAAACCCCCCCCGGGCCCCCACTTCCTGCTCTTCCCGCCTTTCCCCAAGCCGCAGCGCTCCGGCATCGCCGTGGCCTTGGCGTCCACGCTGGGCTCCATGACGTCGTTGGCGTCCACGTTGGGGTCGTCGTTGGGGTCGACGTCGTCGTTGGGCTCGGCGGCGTCATTGGGGTCGACGGCGGGGTCAGCGTTGGGTTCTTCGTCATCGTTGGGTTCAACGTTGGGTTCAAGGTCAACGTTGGGGTCAACGTTGGGTTCGTCGCCATCGTTGGGTTCAACGTTGGGTTCAAGGTCAACGTTGGGGTCAACGTTGGGTTCGTCGCCATCGTTGGGTTCAACGTTGGGTTCAAGGTCAACGTTGGGGTCAACGTTGGGTTCGTCGCCATCGTTGGGTTCAACGTTGGGTTCAAGGTCAACGCTGGGGTCAACGTTGGGTTCGTCGCCATCGTTGGCCCCGGCGTTGCCGCCGTTGGGTTCCCCGTCGCCGCTGGCCCCGCGGCCGGCCCCACCGCGCCCCCCGAGCGCCGCGGGGCCCCGGCACGGCTGCGGGTTCTGCGGGAAGCCGTTCGGCAGCGCCAGCGCGCGGCAGATCCACCTGCGCTCGCACACGGGCGAGCGGCCGTTCCGCTGCGACCTCTGCGGCGGCCGCTTCACCACCCGCGGCAACCTCAAGGTGCACCTGCGGCGGCACCGCGAGAGGGGCCCGGCGCCGCGCCGGGGGGACGGAGACGGCGGCGGGGGAGCGCCGAGGGCGGAG GTCCCCCCCGAAGTGACCGACCCCCACCAGCCTCCGGCCACGccccccctgcccagcccgggGGGTCAAGAGGTCAAACCAAGCCCCGCCCCCTTCCCCAAGCTCCTCCTCCtgcgcccgcccggccccgcccacGACGAGAACGCCCCGCCCCCTCCTGGCCCCGCCCCCAacccccgcggccccgccccctccgaGACCTCCAAGCTGCAGGAATTGGTGGAAAAATTGGAATTTCCGGAATTCCcgccctcctgcccctccccctcctgccaAGGGAGCTTCCGGAACATTCCCGGGGTGGTTTCGGGCGGGAATCCCGCGATTTCGGGCGGGAGTCCCTCGGTTTTGGGCGGGAACTCTCCGAATTTGGGCGGGAATCCCTCGGTTTTGGGCGGGAATTCTCCGGGTTCGGGCGGGAATTGCCCAATCCTGGGCGGGAACCCCCCGATTTTGGGCAGGAATTCTCCGGGTTCGGGGCGTCCCCACCTGTGCCAGGTGTGTGGGCGTGGCCGGGCCCACGCCGgggggcaccgggacccccaaaatccgGGCGGGGCCCCAAAattgggggggctgggggaggtgcaggaggaagaggaggatgaggaagaagaaatggaggGGACAGACCCCCCCGAAATGCTGGGAGACCCCGAGGACCCGGATGGAGGAGGGGAG gTGCCCCCAAACCGGACCCCGACCCCCGCTGGCGACAAGGGGGACCCCGAAACTTCGGGGGAGTAG